DNA sequence from the Chryseobacterium indicum genome:
ACCGTTTTCGGAATCCAGTTTTCGGGAATCAGATCGTAGATTTCTTTTTTACTTTCCATTGCCATTCCTCCGTATTTTATAGAAGGATTCGCACCGTGGAAGAACAAAAGCGTTCTTGCTTTATATGCACAGTACAGCCAAACCGGAAAAAGCGGCAGGTAAATGGAAAAAGTAGACCAGTATTCCCAATGTGCAATTTTATGAATGCGATGTTTGAGCTTCATTTTTGAGGAAAATTTTTTCGGGTTTTGAATCTGGGTTTAGTCGATTGTAATGTTTCAGTGTCATTTCATCGGAAATAACGAGCTGTGTCGTACTGATGGTTTGTATCGTATTTTGTCTTTTGATGGTAATTCCGTTTTCCAGATCATCGGTTTTCTGATGGTGGAAATCTAAAATATCTGCTTCGGAAATCGGCTCGATTTGCAGAAATTCTTTGAAAATGGCCCTTCTTTTTTCCTGTGCTTTTGCATCGTACAAAGTTGCGGAAGACCAGATGTACGGAAGATGAGCGTCTAATCTTTTAAAATATTTTTCGGTTCCGTCCCAGCGAAATTCCGCCAATTGTTTTTCCTGAAAAATCACCAGTGTAAAAGGTTCAATGTTTTCCAAATCAATTAATTTTATTGACTTGAAAATATCTTCTTCCGCTATCAGATCCAAAACAATCAGTCCACGGCTTTTTCGGTAATTTGTTTTTTCCGGATGATTTTCAAAAGCACCGTTTAATAAAATAAGTGCATTTCCGTTTTCTGAAACCGCAAACCACGTTCCGTTTTTGGTAGCATCTTTCGGATAAAAGATACCTTTTTCACGATGAATTTCCTGTGCAGAACGATTCGGTTTCTCATCCCGGTTGGAAGTCAGAACAATTTTATTTTTAAGCGGAAAATACGTTACAGTACACATTTAGTTTAAATTTTGGGTTTCTCTGTATTGAATTGTTGAAGGGGCAATTCCGAAATTTTTGTTGAGAAGATGACTCATTTTAATCTCGTTAAAAGCCACTTTTATCAAAGCCTGATGATGGATGCAATGCTCAATATTGTACAAAAGTTCCCGAAAGAAATTGGTCGGAATTTCCAAAGAAATAGTTCCCACGGTTTGATGCATTGTCAAATTTTTGTTGGGCAAATTAATGCTGAAAAGTATTTCGGAAATAATTTCTATCGCCTTTTCAGGATTCTGTTCCAGTTCCGGATTTCTCTGTCTTTCGTCATAGTTAATCTGATTCGTATGGTAAGAGTTCCGTAAAATTTCCAGAAACTCAATAATATGTCTTGTGTGACCGCCAATGGTAGAACCATCCAGAGAAGGAATACTCTGAGTGTACATTTTTGCCGAAACTTTTCTCAGTAAATTCTGTTGTTCGGTAAGGATCTCGTGTAAGATCTCATAAACCGATTGGTCTTTATTCATACTTTCCTTTTTTAAATTTAATTAAAAGAATCACACAAAAAACAAAAACGGTAAGTGCAAGGTAAAACAATTTTCCGCCATCGTTATTGGTATCGATTCCCAGGATGAAAATGTGTGAAGCAATTGCTCCAATCATCGTTACAAGTCCCAGAACGGCTCCCCAAAAAGTCGTTTTCGGATTCAGAATTAAGAATGCCGTAATGAGTTCCAATACTCCTGAAAAAATCCTTCCGAAAGGTTCTGCGTGGAGTTGGGAAAAAATAGCAACCGAATCCGGATGTGCTGTGAATTTGAAAAATAAAGTCTGCAGTAAAATAATGGCAGGAATTAATCGCAGTGCCCAATTGATGTAGTTTTTCATAAATGTATTTTTAAATTGTTTAATTCTTTCAGGTCGTTGTTTCTTTTTAATAATAATGTTTTGTAAGCAATAATATCCTCTAATGACTGTGTCCTGATGATTCTGTTTTCAAAAACTGCAGTTCCAGAATTTTCAATATCAGATTCTATTTTAAAATCAGGTTTAATGTAAAAATCTTCAATGGCATTGATGTCTATGTCTACACCATAGATTTTAAGTTGTAAAAGCCATATTTCAAATTCTTCATCAACATACCTGTGAATAGGTTTTGTGATGAAATTTTTAAAACTCTTCTGTAATTCATATAGTGATTCTAAAGTAACTTCAATATCAAGATCCTGCAGTTTCCAACGCGATCCGAATAAATTCCCGGAAAAACCACCTGTAAATCTGTAAAGGATGGTATTGCTTTCAAAATAATCTACAAAAAGATGAATAACTCTGGAATGTGCCGCTGAGATAATTTTGCGGTCTGTTTCTGCCGTCATTATTTCTGAAGCAAAGCGTAAGAGAACAAATGGTTGTATTGTTGGCAATGAACAACAGCGTATTTGTATTCCTCAAAATTGACTGTACTCGTGAACGTGTAATTTTGTCCGCCATTTACCGATTTTAGTTTTCCCAAAGAAATAAATTGCGAAGGTTGCTGCTCTTTGCTTACATAAACGTATAGATCCGGACCATTGCTTACTGTGAATTTATCATCGAAAACTAAAGTATACGTTCCATTTTTCTCGTAGATTTCTGCTTTTCCGTTCACATTATTTCCATAAGGACCCTGCATAAAATTTCCGGAATATTTTAAGACCGAATTTTCGGGAGCCATTTCCATCAAGTCTTCCGTAGAAGTATTTTCTCTGATGCAGGAAACTAAAAACAGGGATGATAATAGTAATGTAATAAATGTTTTCATAGTCTTATTTTGTAGTTAATTTTTTCCAGTTGAGATCAGCCTGTTTTTTAAGTTTGTCTTCGTTTTTATTCCAGGAATTGAGTGTATTATTGAATAGCTTATTATAGAAGAGATAGGTTTTGCCATCAATAACTTTGAAGGTAGTTGGATTAATCTCCACTTTTTCGCCATCATCTCCCATTGCAAAAGCACACCAACCGCCGTAAACAGGTTCGTATTTTGCGGGATCTTTTTTCAGGAGTTCTTTATTTTTTTCCGAAGAAGTATAATAAATGGCTCCGTTTATATTGACCGCAAATTCTTTTTTCCCTTTTACCGCTTTTTTCTGTTCGATGTAGGAAACGGGATCATACCCCTGAATTGCCAGTTTGTTTTCTAAATTTCTGTGTTCTGCTTTTTGGGAAAATGCCAAAAAAGGAAGCAGAAATACGAGAACGAGCGTGATTGTATTTTTCATATCAAATGTTTTTATTTTTATTGTTTGTTTTTGTTGACGATTTGCAGCCCGACTTGAGCGGAAATCCTTTTTGCTGCTGGAAATGCTTTGGCAAAAAGATTG
Encoded proteins:
- a CDS encoding YHS domain-containing (seleno)protein; translation: MKNTITLVLVFLLPFLAFSQKAEHRNLENKLAIQGYDPVSYIEQKKAVKGKKEFAVNINGAIYYTSSEKNKELLKKDPAKYEPVYGGWCAFAMGDDGEKVEINPTTFKVIDGKTYLFYNKLFNNTLNSWNKNEDKLKKQADLNWKKLTTK
- a CDS encoding DM13 domain-containing protein, with the translated sequence MKTFITLLLSSLFLVSCIRENTSTEDLMEMAPENSVLKYSGNFMQGPYGNNVNGKAEIYEKNGTYTLVFDDKFTVSNGPDLYVYVSKEQQPSQFISLGKLKSVNGGQNYTFTSTVNFEEYKYAVVHCQQYNHLFSYALLQK
- a CDS encoding DinB family protein, with protein sequence MNKDQSVYEILHEILTEQQNLLRKVSAKMYTQSIPSLDGSTIGGHTRHIIEFLEILRNSYHTNQINYDERQRNPELEQNPEKAIEIISEILFSINLPNKNLTMHQTVGTISLEIPTNFFRELLYNIEHCIHHQALIKVAFNEIKMSHLLNKNFGIAPSTIQYRETQNLN
- a CDS encoding DoxX family protein, producing the protein MKNYINWALRLIPAIILLQTLFFKFTAHPDSVAIFSQLHAEPFGRIFSGVLELITAFLILNPKTTFWGAVLGLVTMIGAIASHIFILGIDTNNDGGKLFYLALTVFVFCVILLIKFKKGKYE
- a CDS encoding NRDE family protein, with amino-acid sequence MCTVTYFPLKNKIVLTSNRDEKPNRSAQEIHREKGIFYPKDATKNGTWFAVSENGNALILLNGAFENHPEKTNYRKSRGLIVLDLIAEEDIFKSIKLIDLENIEPFTLVIFQEKQLAEFRWDGTEKYFKRLDAHLPYIWSSATLYDAKAQEKRRAIFKEFLQIEPISEADILDFHHQKTDDLENGITIKRQNTIQTISTTQLVISDEMTLKHYNRLNPDSKPEKIFLKNEAQTSHS